The following are encoded in a window of Dehalobacter sp. 12DCB1 genomic DNA:
- the rpiB gene encoding ribose 5-phosphate isomerase B, giving the protein MKIALGADHAGYQLKECIKEFLAEKGYEILDCGTDSDSSVDYPEYGFNVGKAVIENKVDSGIVVCGTGIGISIAANKVKGTRAALCTDSYMAKMARQHNNANILALGARVIGQGVALDIVETFLTTSFSGWKHARRVDMISDFEQ; this is encoded by the coding sequence ATGAAAATTGCATTGGGTGCAGATCATGCAGGATATCAGCTTAAGGAGTGCATCAAAGAATTTCTTGCGGAAAAAGGCTACGAAATTCTAGATTGCGGTACAGACAGCGACAGTTCCGTTGATTATCCGGAGTATGGATTCAATGTCGGGAAAGCAGTGATAGAAAATAAAGTAGATTCTGGAATCGTGGTCTGTGGCACCGGAATAGGGATTTCCATCGCAGCTAATAAAGTCAAGGGAACTCGGGCTGCCCTTTGTACCGACAGTTATATGGCCAAGATGGCCAGGCAGCATAATAATGCTAATATTCTAGCACTTGGAGCAAGGGTAATTGGTCAGGGTGTTGCGCTGGATATTGTCGAGACTTTTTTGACGACATCCTTCAGCGGGTGGAAACATGCCAGAAGAGTAGATATGATTAGCGATTTTGAACAGTAA
- a CDS encoding TIGR01440 family protein — MADKKEMLQQIKDEWEHILQAFEDIAELKPGQLLVIGCSTSEIIGEKIGKAGNKEVADVLFEPLRKWADKLGILLAVQCCEHLNRVLIVERNAVDRLNLEPVVVIPSLSAGGAMSLAAWGNFSDPVTVEQVRADAGIDIGDTLIGMHLRPVAVPLRINVRKLGAAHLNLAKTRPKYVGGPRASYPCN; from the coding sequence ATGGCGGATAAGAAGGAAATGCTTCAACAAATCAAAGATGAGTGGGAGCATATTCTTCAAGCCTTTGAGGATATAGCTGAACTAAAGCCTGGACAACTGTTGGTTATCGGCTGCAGCACGAGTGAAATTATCGGCGAGAAGATTGGCAAAGCCGGTAACAAAGAAGTAGCTGATGTTCTGTTTGAACCACTTCGGAAGTGGGCGGACAAGCTTGGGATTCTTTTGGCGGTTCAATGCTGTGAGCATTTAAACCGGGTGCTCATCGTAGAAAGAAATGCGGTTGACAGGCTGAATCTTGAACCCGTTGTGGTGATACCCTCTCTTTCAGCAGGCGGAGCAATGTCCCTGGCTGCCTGGGGAAATTTTTCCGATCCTGTTACTGTCGAACAGGTTAGGGCTGATGCCGGAATTGATATCGGAGACACGTTGATTGGTATGCATCTTCGCCCGGTGGCCGTCCCACTAAGGATTAATGTCCGGAAACTTGGTGCGGCTCATCTTAATCTTGCCAAAACTCGGCCGAAGTATGTCGGCGGCCCAAGAGCTTCTTACCCCTGTAACTGA
- a CDS encoding low molecular weight protein arginine phosphatase — MISKKILFVCTGNTCRSPMAEGLARLYFPEGVEIFSAGIQALDGDPVSPYAGQILQERGIDSRQHRAARLQKDTLAAAGLILTMTKAQKKLLVSIYPEYQDKIMQLGEWAGLDKEISDPWLGSLETYRLCAEEIEETIKAGIRRYQEKS, encoded by the coding sequence ATGATATCTAAGAAAATTTTGTTTGTTTGTACAGGAAATACATGCCGAAGCCCGATGGCAGAAGGTCTTGCCCGCTTATACTTTCCGGAAGGGGTTGAGATTTTCTCGGCTGGTATTCAGGCTTTGGATGGCGATCCCGTCAGCCCGTATGCAGGGCAAATTCTCCAGGAAAGGGGAATTGATTCCCGGCAACACCGAGCAGCCAGACTGCAAAAAGACACACTTGCTGCAGCGGGCCTGATCCTGACAATGACCAAAGCTCAGAAAAAATTATTGGTCAGTATTTATCCGGAATATCAGGATAAAATCATGCAGCTCGGAGAATGGGCTGGTTTAGATAAAGAAATTTCCGATCCATGGCTAGGATCTCTGGAAACATATAGGTTATGTGCGGAAGAAATTGAAGAAACGATCAAAGCCGGAATAAGGCGGTATCAAGAGAAAAGTTAG